In Dromiciops gliroides isolate mDroGli1 chromosome 5, mDroGli1.pri, whole genome shotgun sequence, the following are encoded in one genomic region:
- the ATN1 gene encoding atrophin-1 isoform X1 — MKTRQNKDSMSMRSGRKKEAPGPREELRLRGRASPGGVSTSSSDGKAEKSRQTAKKARAEECSTPKTSKQGRNEEISESEGEETSAPKKTKTEQELPRPQSPSDLDSLDGRSLNDDASSDPRDIDQDNRSTSPSIYSPGSVENDSDSSSGLSQGPAHPYHPPPLFPPSPLPPDSNPRPPEPGFEPHSSVPATDYHSTMEPPGPRMFQAPPGPPPHSQLYSGGSGAGILSGPPLGPKGGGAAPPVGPPSGAKQHPPPTTPISLSGPGAGGPPPKPPPTPGGVGNPPPAPPAPFPHVAPNLPPPPALRPLNNAPASSPGLGVQPLPGHLPSPHAMGQGMGGLPPGPDKGTSLAPSPHPIPPVSSSAPAPPLRYPYASSCSSAASSSSSSSSSSGPQYPASQALPSYPHSFPPPTSLSVSSQPPKYTQPSLPSQAVWSQGPPPPPYGRLLANSGNAHPASFPASSSGQAGGHPPGHHHHQQQPQGPPPPPPPPPQQQQAPQQQQQHPPGGTSASAAPGPYPHGLEGGNHHGHPYSLSPSLGPLRPFAPGPAHLPQPHSQGPGPYGSQTGPGGGAAVTAAPSSSSSSSSSSSQGPYPCSHASPSQGPAGAAPYAFPPVTSASATLSTVIATVASSPAAYKTASPPGPPAYAKRAPSPGAYKTTTPPGYKPSSPPAFRTGTPPGYRGASPPAGPGAFKPGSPAVGPPGLPALPPGPGAASAAGPPLSVAQIKQEPAEEYEAPESPAPPTRSPSPAPKVVDVPSHASQSARFNKHLDRGFNSCARSDLYFVPLEGSKLAKKRADLVEKVRREAEQRAREEKEREREREREKEREREKERELERSVKLVQEGRAPVECPSLGPVPHRPPFEPGSAVATVPPYLGPDTPALRTLSEYARPHVMSPGNRNHPFYVPLGAVDPGLLGYNVPALYSSDPAAREREREARERDLRDRLKPGFEVKPGELEPLHGVPGPGLDPFPRHGGLALQPAPPGLHPFPFHPGLGPLERERLALAAGPALRPDMSYAERLAAERQHAERVAALGNDPLARLQMLNVTPHHHQHSHIHSHLHLHQQDAIHAASASVHPLIDPLASGSHLTRIPYPAGTLPNPLLPHPLHENEVLRHQLFATPYRDLPASLSAPMSAAHQLQAMHAQSAELQRLALEQQQWLHAHHPLHSVPLPAQEDYYSHLKKENDKPL; from the exons ATGAAGACTCGACAGAACAAAGATTCA ATGTCAATGAGGAGTGGACGGAAGAAAGAGGCCCCTGGGCCAAGGGAAGAGCTGAGATTGAGGGGCCGGGCCTCCCCTGGTGGGGTCAGTACCTCCAGCAGTGATGGCAAAGCTGAGAAATCCAGGCAGACTGCCAAG AAGGCCCGAGCAGAGGAGTGCTCCACCCCAAAAACCAGCAAGCAGGGTCGTAATGAGGAGATCTCTGAGAGTGAAGGCGAGGAGACCAGTGCACCTAAGAAGACCAAAACTGAG caggaGCTCCCACGGCCACAGTCACCCTCTGATCTAGATAGCCTGGATGGTCGGAGTTTGAATGATGATGCCAGCAGTGACCCAAGGGACATTGACCAGGACAACAGAAGCACATCCCCTAGCATCTACAGCCCTGGAAGTGTGGAAAATGATTCTGACTCATCTTCTGGCTTATCCCAGGGTCCTGCCCACCCTTACCATCCACCCCCACTCTTTCCACCCTCTCCTCTACCCCCAGATAGCAATCCCCGCCCTCCAGAGCCTGGCTTTGAACCTCATTCCTCAGTGCCGGCCACTGACTACCACTCTACCATGGAGCCCCCAGGTCCTCGGATGTTCCAGGCCCCACCTGGACCCCCACCTCATTCACAGCTCTATTCTGGGGGATCTGGGGCGGGCATCTTGTCTGGGCCCCCATTAGGTCCAAAGGGGGGAGGGGCTGCCCCCCCAGTGGGGCCTCCTAGTGGAGCTAAGCAACATCCTCCACCCACTACCCCCATTTCCCTATCAGGCCCTGGAGCTGGTGGACCACCTCCTAAGCCACCTCCCACCCCAGGTGGGGTGGGTAACCCACCTCCAGCTCCTCCAGCCCCATTTCCCCATGTGGCACCCAACCTTCCCCCTCCacctgcccttcggcctctcaaTAATGCCCCTGCCTCATCTCCTGGCCTTGGGGTCCAGCCGCTGCCCGGGCACCTCCCATCCCCCCATGCCATGGGGCAAGGCATGGGCGGACTACCCCCTGGCCCTGATAAAGGCACTAGCCTGGCCCCCTCACCTCATCCCATccctccagtctcttcctccgCCCCTGCTCCCCCCTTGAGGTATCCTTATGCCTCGTCTTGCAGCTCAGCTGCCTCTTCTTCcagttcctcctcttcctcttcggGCCCCCAGTACCCGGCCTCCCAAGCGCTGCCCAGTTACCCGCATTCCTTCCCGCCACCCACGAGCCTCTCGGTGTCCAGCCAGCCCCCCAAGTACACCCAGCCATCCCTACCCTCCCAGGCTGTGTGGAGCCAGGGGCCCCCTCCGCCCCCCTACGGCCGACTCCTGGCCAACAGCGGCAACGCGCACCCGGCCTCCTTCCCCGCTTCCAGCTCGGGTCAGGCCGGCGGCCACCCCCCGGGCCACcatcaccaccagcagcagccgCAgggcccgccgccgccgccgcctccgcccCCCCAGCAGCAACAGGccccgcagcagcagcagcagcacccgCCGGGGGGCACCTCGGCCTCGGCCGCCCCCGGGCCCTACCCGCACGGCCTGGAGGGCGGCAACCACCACGGCCACCCTTACTCGCTGTCGCCGTCCCTGGGCCCCCTGCGGCCCTTCGCGCCCGGGCCGGCGCACCTGCCCCAGCCCCACAGCCAGGGCCCGGGCCCCTACGGCAGCCAGACGGGCCCGGGCGGTGGCGCCGCCGTCACGGCCGCCCCGTCCTCGTCTTCCTCCTCGTCCTCGTCCTCGTCGCAGGGGCCCTACCCGTGCTCCCACGCATCGCCCTCCCAGGGTCCTGCCGGGGCCGCCCCGTACGCCTTCCCTCCGGTCACTTCGGCCTCGGCCACGCTCTCCACGGTCATCGCCACCGTGGCCTCCTCCCCGGCTGCCTACAAGACAGCCTCACCGCCCGGCCCGCCAGCCTACGCGAAGCGGGCCCCGTCCCCGGGCGCCTACAAGACCACCACGCCGCCGGGCTACAAGCCGAGCTCTCCCCCGGCCTTCCGCACGGGGACCCCGCCGGGCTACCGCGGGGCCTCGCCTCCCGCCGGCCCCGGGGCCTTCAAGCCGGGTTCCCCAGCCGTGGGCCCTCCGGGTCTGCCCGCGCTGCCCCCAGGCCCGGGCGCAGCCTCGGCCGCCGGGCCCCCACTCAGCGTGGCCCAGATCAAGCAGGAGCCGGCCGAAGAGTACGAGGCCCCCGAGAGTCCCGCGCCCCCCACCCGCAGCCCCTCGCCCGCACCCAAGGTGGTGGACGTGCCCAGCCACGCCAGCCAGTCGGCCCG GTTCAACAAGCACCTGGACCGCGGCTTCAACTCGTGCGCGCGCAGCGACCTGTACTTCGTGCCGCTCGAAGGCTCCAAGCTTGCCAAGAAGCGCGCGGACCTGGTGGAGAAAGTGCGGCGCGAGGCCGAGCAGCGGGCGCGCGAGGAGAAggagcgggagcgggagcgggagcgCGAGAAGGAGCGCGAGCGCGAAAAGGAGCGCGAGCTCGAACGCAGCGTG AAGCTGGTTCAGGAGGGCCGTGCCCCAGTGGAGTGCCCATCCTTGGGCCCTGTGCCCCACCGCCCACCATTCGAGCCTGGCAGTGCAGTGGCCACAGTGCCCCCTTACCTGGGGCCTGACACTCCCGCCCTCCGCACTCTCAGCGAGTACGCCCGGCCCCATGTCATGTCTCCTGGTAATCGCAACCACCCTTTCTATGTGCCCCTGGGAGCGGTGGACCCAGGGCTCTTGGGCTATAACGTCCCAGCCCTCTACAGCAGCGATCCAGCCGCTCGGGAACGAGAGAGGGAAGCCCGGGAACGCGACCTTCGAGACCGTCTCAAGCCTGGCTTTGAGGTGAAGCCTGGAGAGTTGGAACCCCTGCATGGGGTCCCTGGGCCAGGCTTGGATCCCTTCCCACGGCATGGGGGTCTGGCCTTGCAGCCGGCCCCACCTGGCCTgcaccccttccccttccacccgGGCCTAGGGCCCCTAGAGCGAGAGCGTCTGGCCCTGGCCGCCGGGCCGGCCCTTCGGCCGGACATGTCATATGCAGAGCGGCTAGCGGCAGAAAGGCAGCACGCGGAGAGGGTGGCGGCCCTAGGCAATGACCCCCTGGCCCGGCTGCAGATGCTCAATGTGACTCCCCATCACCACCAGCACTCCCACATCCACTCCCACCTTCATCTGCACCAGCAGGATGCCATCCATGCAG CCTCTGCCTCAGTGCACCCTCTTATCGACCCTCTGGCTTCAGGGTCCCATCTTACTCGGATCCCCTACCCAGCTGGGACCCTCCCTAACCCCCTCCTGCCTCACCCCCTGCATGAGAATGAGGTTCTCCGTCACCAGCTCTTTG CCACCCCTTATCGGGACCTGCCAGCCTCACTCTCAGCTCCTATGTCAGCAGCCCATCAGCTGCAGGCCATGCATGCCCAGTCTGCTGAGTTGCAGCGCCTGGCCCTGGAGCAGCAGCAGTGGCTACATGCGCACCACCCCCTGCACAGCGTCCCGTTGCCTGCCCAAGAGGACTACTACAG TCATCTGAAGAAGGAAAACGACAAGCCTCTGTAG
- the ATN1 gene encoding atrophin-1 isoform X2: MKTRQNKDSMSMRSGRKKEAPGPREELRLRGRASPGGVSTSSSDGKAEKSRQTAKKARAEECSTPKTSKQGRNEEISESEGEETSAPKKTKTEELPRPQSPSDLDSLDGRSLNDDASSDPRDIDQDNRSTSPSIYSPGSVENDSDSSSGLSQGPAHPYHPPPLFPPSPLPPDSNPRPPEPGFEPHSSVPATDYHSTMEPPGPRMFQAPPGPPPHSQLYSGGSGAGILSGPPLGPKGGGAAPPVGPPSGAKQHPPPTTPISLSGPGAGGPPPKPPPTPGGVGNPPPAPPAPFPHVAPNLPPPPALRPLNNAPASSPGLGVQPLPGHLPSPHAMGQGMGGLPPGPDKGTSLAPSPHPIPPVSSSAPAPPLRYPYASSCSSAASSSSSSSSSSGPQYPASQALPSYPHSFPPPTSLSVSSQPPKYTQPSLPSQAVWSQGPPPPPYGRLLANSGNAHPASFPASSSGQAGGHPPGHHHHQQQPQGPPPPPPPPPQQQQAPQQQQQHPPGGTSASAAPGPYPHGLEGGNHHGHPYSLSPSLGPLRPFAPGPAHLPQPHSQGPGPYGSQTGPGGGAAVTAAPSSSSSSSSSSSQGPYPCSHASPSQGPAGAAPYAFPPVTSASATLSTVIATVASSPAAYKTASPPGPPAYAKRAPSPGAYKTTTPPGYKPSSPPAFRTGTPPGYRGASPPAGPGAFKPGSPAVGPPGLPALPPGPGAASAAGPPLSVAQIKQEPAEEYEAPESPAPPTRSPSPAPKVVDVPSHASQSARFNKHLDRGFNSCARSDLYFVPLEGSKLAKKRADLVEKVRREAEQRAREEKEREREREREKEREREKERELERSVKLVQEGRAPVECPSLGPVPHRPPFEPGSAVATVPPYLGPDTPALRTLSEYARPHVMSPGNRNHPFYVPLGAVDPGLLGYNVPALYSSDPAAREREREARERDLRDRLKPGFEVKPGELEPLHGVPGPGLDPFPRHGGLALQPAPPGLHPFPFHPGLGPLERERLALAAGPALRPDMSYAERLAAERQHAERVAALGNDPLARLQMLNVTPHHHQHSHIHSHLHLHQQDAIHAASASVHPLIDPLASGSHLTRIPYPAGTLPNPLLPHPLHENEVLRHQLFATPYRDLPASLSAPMSAAHQLQAMHAQSAELQRLALEQQQWLHAHHPLHSVPLPAQEDYYSHLKKENDKPL; the protein is encoded by the exons ATGAAGACTCGACAGAACAAAGATTCA ATGTCAATGAGGAGTGGACGGAAGAAAGAGGCCCCTGGGCCAAGGGAAGAGCTGAGATTGAGGGGCCGGGCCTCCCCTGGTGGGGTCAGTACCTCCAGCAGTGATGGCAAAGCTGAGAAATCCAGGCAGACTGCCAAG AAGGCCCGAGCAGAGGAGTGCTCCACCCCAAAAACCAGCAAGCAGGGTCGTAATGAGGAGATCTCTGAGAGTGAAGGCGAGGAGACCAGTGCACCTAAGAAGACCAAAACTGAG gaGCTCCCACGGCCACAGTCACCCTCTGATCTAGATAGCCTGGATGGTCGGAGTTTGAATGATGATGCCAGCAGTGACCCAAGGGACATTGACCAGGACAACAGAAGCACATCCCCTAGCATCTACAGCCCTGGAAGTGTGGAAAATGATTCTGACTCATCTTCTGGCTTATCCCAGGGTCCTGCCCACCCTTACCATCCACCCCCACTCTTTCCACCCTCTCCTCTACCCCCAGATAGCAATCCCCGCCCTCCAGAGCCTGGCTTTGAACCTCATTCCTCAGTGCCGGCCACTGACTACCACTCTACCATGGAGCCCCCAGGTCCTCGGATGTTCCAGGCCCCACCTGGACCCCCACCTCATTCACAGCTCTATTCTGGGGGATCTGGGGCGGGCATCTTGTCTGGGCCCCCATTAGGTCCAAAGGGGGGAGGGGCTGCCCCCCCAGTGGGGCCTCCTAGTGGAGCTAAGCAACATCCTCCACCCACTACCCCCATTTCCCTATCAGGCCCTGGAGCTGGTGGACCACCTCCTAAGCCACCTCCCACCCCAGGTGGGGTGGGTAACCCACCTCCAGCTCCTCCAGCCCCATTTCCCCATGTGGCACCCAACCTTCCCCCTCCacctgcccttcggcctctcaaTAATGCCCCTGCCTCATCTCCTGGCCTTGGGGTCCAGCCGCTGCCCGGGCACCTCCCATCCCCCCATGCCATGGGGCAAGGCATGGGCGGACTACCCCCTGGCCCTGATAAAGGCACTAGCCTGGCCCCCTCACCTCATCCCATccctccagtctcttcctccgCCCCTGCTCCCCCCTTGAGGTATCCTTATGCCTCGTCTTGCAGCTCAGCTGCCTCTTCTTCcagttcctcctcttcctcttcggGCCCCCAGTACCCGGCCTCCCAAGCGCTGCCCAGTTACCCGCATTCCTTCCCGCCACCCACGAGCCTCTCGGTGTCCAGCCAGCCCCCCAAGTACACCCAGCCATCCCTACCCTCCCAGGCTGTGTGGAGCCAGGGGCCCCCTCCGCCCCCCTACGGCCGACTCCTGGCCAACAGCGGCAACGCGCACCCGGCCTCCTTCCCCGCTTCCAGCTCGGGTCAGGCCGGCGGCCACCCCCCGGGCCACcatcaccaccagcagcagccgCAgggcccgccgccgccgccgcctccgcccCCCCAGCAGCAACAGGccccgcagcagcagcagcagcacccgCCGGGGGGCACCTCGGCCTCGGCCGCCCCCGGGCCCTACCCGCACGGCCTGGAGGGCGGCAACCACCACGGCCACCCTTACTCGCTGTCGCCGTCCCTGGGCCCCCTGCGGCCCTTCGCGCCCGGGCCGGCGCACCTGCCCCAGCCCCACAGCCAGGGCCCGGGCCCCTACGGCAGCCAGACGGGCCCGGGCGGTGGCGCCGCCGTCACGGCCGCCCCGTCCTCGTCTTCCTCCTCGTCCTCGTCCTCGTCGCAGGGGCCCTACCCGTGCTCCCACGCATCGCCCTCCCAGGGTCCTGCCGGGGCCGCCCCGTACGCCTTCCCTCCGGTCACTTCGGCCTCGGCCACGCTCTCCACGGTCATCGCCACCGTGGCCTCCTCCCCGGCTGCCTACAAGACAGCCTCACCGCCCGGCCCGCCAGCCTACGCGAAGCGGGCCCCGTCCCCGGGCGCCTACAAGACCACCACGCCGCCGGGCTACAAGCCGAGCTCTCCCCCGGCCTTCCGCACGGGGACCCCGCCGGGCTACCGCGGGGCCTCGCCTCCCGCCGGCCCCGGGGCCTTCAAGCCGGGTTCCCCAGCCGTGGGCCCTCCGGGTCTGCCCGCGCTGCCCCCAGGCCCGGGCGCAGCCTCGGCCGCCGGGCCCCCACTCAGCGTGGCCCAGATCAAGCAGGAGCCGGCCGAAGAGTACGAGGCCCCCGAGAGTCCCGCGCCCCCCACCCGCAGCCCCTCGCCCGCACCCAAGGTGGTGGACGTGCCCAGCCACGCCAGCCAGTCGGCCCG GTTCAACAAGCACCTGGACCGCGGCTTCAACTCGTGCGCGCGCAGCGACCTGTACTTCGTGCCGCTCGAAGGCTCCAAGCTTGCCAAGAAGCGCGCGGACCTGGTGGAGAAAGTGCGGCGCGAGGCCGAGCAGCGGGCGCGCGAGGAGAAggagcgggagcgggagcgggagcgCGAGAAGGAGCGCGAGCGCGAAAAGGAGCGCGAGCTCGAACGCAGCGTG AAGCTGGTTCAGGAGGGCCGTGCCCCAGTGGAGTGCCCATCCTTGGGCCCTGTGCCCCACCGCCCACCATTCGAGCCTGGCAGTGCAGTGGCCACAGTGCCCCCTTACCTGGGGCCTGACACTCCCGCCCTCCGCACTCTCAGCGAGTACGCCCGGCCCCATGTCATGTCTCCTGGTAATCGCAACCACCCTTTCTATGTGCCCCTGGGAGCGGTGGACCCAGGGCTCTTGGGCTATAACGTCCCAGCCCTCTACAGCAGCGATCCAGCCGCTCGGGAACGAGAGAGGGAAGCCCGGGAACGCGACCTTCGAGACCGTCTCAAGCCTGGCTTTGAGGTGAAGCCTGGAGAGTTGGAACCCCTGCATGGGGTCCCTGGGCCAGGCTTGGATCCCTTCCCACGGCATGGGGGTCTGGCCTTGCAGCCGGCCCCACCTGGCCTgcaccccttccccttccacccgGGCCTAGGGCCCCTAGAGCGAGAGCGTCTGGCCCTGGCCGCCGGGCCGGCCCTTCGGCCGGACATGTCATATGCAGAGCGGCTAGCGGCAGAAAGGCAGCACGCGGAGAGGGTGGCGGCCCTAGGCAATGACCCCCTGGCCCGGCTGCAGATGCTCAATGTGACTCCCCATCACCACCAGCACTCCCACATCCACTCCCACCTTCATCTGCACCAGCAGGATGCCATCCATGCAG CCTCTGCCTCAGTGCACCCTCTTATCGACCCTCTGGCTTCAGGGTCCCATCTTACTCGGATCCCCTACCCAGCTGGGACCCTCCCTAACCCCCTCCTGCCTCACCCCCTGCATGAGAATGAGGTTCTCCGTCACCAGCTCTTTG CCACCCCTTATCGGGACCTGCCAGCCTCACTCTCAGCTCCTATGTCAGCAGCCCATCAGCTGCAGGCCATGCATGCCCAGTCTGCTGAGTTGCAGCGCCTGGCCCTGGAGCAGCAGCAGTGGCTACATGCGCACCACCCCCTGCACAGCGTCCCGTTGCCTGCCCAAGAGGACTACTACAG TCATCTGAAGAAGGAAAACGACAAGCCTCTGTAG
- the C5H12orf57 gene encoding protein C10 yields the protein MASGPAQPAALSAEQAKVVLAEVIQAFAAPENAVRMEEARDNACNDMGKMLQFVLPVATQIQQEVLKAYGFSCDGEGVLKFARLVKSYEAQDPEIASLSGKLKALFLPPMTLPPHGPGLGGSVAAS from the exons ATGGCGTCGGGTCCCGCGCAACCCGCGGCCTTAAGCGCCGAGCAGGCCAAGG TGGTCCTAGCTGAGGTGATCCAGGCGTTTGCGGCACCGGAGAACGCGGTGCGCATGGAAGAGGCTCGGGACAATGCTTGCAACGACATGGGCAAGATGCTGCAGTTCGTGCTTCCCGTAGCTACGCAGATCCAGCAGGAGGTCCTCAAAGCTTACGGCTTCAGCTGCGATGGGGAAG GTGTCCTGAAGTTTGCCAGACTGGTGAAGTCCTATGAGGCTCAAGATCCTGAGATAGCCAGTTTGTCTGGAAAATTGAAGGCCCTGTTTCTGCCACCCATGACTCTGCCCCCCCATGGGCCTGGATTAGGGGGCAGTGTGGCAGCCTCCTGA